One genomic segment of Fusobacterium sp. DD2 includes these proteins:
- a CDS encoding outer membrane protein transport protein — protein MKKKLLLLALATVMTTAAHAASIDHIQTYTPEYLGNQAQNGMINGASVYYNPAGLVHLKDGTYVHAGAELAIGHEKMEYNGHEYKAILLQPIPNFAAYRVQDNSALYWTFGGIGGGGDLNYKSGVAGTAVIPDLVNRVNGFSLLTKGEYAFPFKNLTDNGSSAEGKNIYAQTTIGKAWAFDDKLSVSVGGRVVYGLRSLKGKINLQGTPVQPGNPVIDAFAKNIHADIDSERTAWGYGFQFGLNYKATEKLNLAMRYDSRVKLNFKASGTMNNVPLSQLGPDFSDLGFGNFYPEYIPGHKQRRDLPAILALGASYKVTDDWTMALAGNYYFNKDAKMDRIAGKVDLKGVVINGLEAEYDNGWEIALGTEYKLNPQWAFLGSVNYANTGAKKTSFDDVEYPLNSLTLGTGLKYNPDEDTEWVFAISHFIYFEKGGHFNEKYHGAVPNPKYDKSITAFGLSYTKRF, from the coding sequence ATGAAGAAGAAATTATTATTACTTGCATTGGCAACTGTAATGACTACTGCCGCTCATGCAGCGTCAATAGATCATATTCAAACATATACACCTGAGTACTTAGGTAACCAGGCTCAAAACGGTATGATAAATGGTGCATCTGTTTATTATAACCCAGCTGGTCTTGTACATCTTAAAGATGGAACTTATGTGCATGCTGGTGCAGAGCTGGCTATTGGACATGAAAAGATGGAATACAACGGACATGAGTATAAAGCTATACTTTTACAACCAATTCCAAACTTTGCAGCTTATAGGGTACAGGATAATTCAGCACTTTATTGGACATTTGGTGGAATTGGTGGAGGTGGAGACCTTAACTATAAAAGTGGAGTAGCTGGAACTGCTGTAATACCAGATTTGGTAAATAGGGTAAATGGTTTTTCTCTTTTGACGAAAGGTGAATATGCTTTTCCTTTTAAAAACTTAACAGATAATGGTTCTTCAGCTGAAGGAAAAAATATATATGCTCAAACAACTATAGGAAAAGCTTGGGCATTTGATGACAAACTTTCAGTATCTGTTGGTGGTAGAGTGGTTTATGGACTTAGAAGTTTAAAAGGTAAAATTAATCTTCAAGGGACTCCAGTGCAGCCAGGTAATCCTGTAATTGATGCATTTGCTAAAAATATTCATGCTGATATAGACTCTGAAAGAACTGCATGGGGTTATGGTTTCCAATTTGGACTAAACTATAAAGCTACAGAGAAATTAAACTTGGCAATGAGATATGACAGTAGAGTAAAACTTAATTTTAAAGCTAGTGGAACTATGAATAATGTTCCATTATCTCAATTAGGACCTGACTTTTCAGATTTAGGATTTGGAAATTTCTATCCAGAATATATTCCAGGACATAAACAAAGAAGAGATTTACCAGCTATTCTTGCTTTAGGAGCATCATATAAAGTAACAGATGATTGGACAATGGCACTTGCTGGAAACTATTATTTTAATAAAGATGCTAAGATGGATAGAATAGCAGGAAAAGTAGATTTAAAAGGAGTTGTCATCAATGGATTAGAAGCAGAGTACGACAATGGATGGGAAATAGCACTTGGGACAGAGTATAAATTAAATCCACAGTGGGCTTTCCTTGGAAGTGTTAACTATGCAAATACTGGAGCTAAGAAAACTTCTTTTGACGATGTTGAGTATCCATTAAATTCATTAACTTTAGGAACTGGTTTGAAATATAATCCAGATGAAGATACAGAGTGGGTATTCGCAATATCACACTTTATCTACTTTGAAAAAGGTGGCCATTTTAATGAAAAATACCATGGAGCTGTACCTAATCCAAAATATGATAAGAGTATAACAGCATTTGGACTTTCATATACAAAAAGATTTTAA
- a CDS encoding fructose-1,6-bisphosphatase: MDLKRENPELKYLKLLSSRFKNIPDTATEIINLQAILNLPKGTEHFLTDIHGEYDAFNHVLKNGSGSIRAKIDDIFQDTIGNFEKKELASVIYYPKEKVEYVSKTMMNMDKWYKKIIYRMIEVCSVTASKYTSSKVRKAMTKDFAYVLQEVLYERRELPNRKEYVESIIDTVIALGRAKYFVIAISNLIQRLTIDKLHIIGDIYDRGPFPHRIMEKLMAHHNVDIQWGNHDMLWMGAALGNKACIANVIRICARYSNTDILEEGYGINLLPLARFVMSEYRDDKCESFKPKDGSNDELMSKIHKGISIIQFKIEGEISKRHPDFNLEGRQLLDKIDYDRGIVNIDGKEYKLNDTNFPTIDREDPYKLTDEEKMVMDTLTRYFVHSEKLQRHIKFFLTHGSIYLKYNSNLLYHGCIPLTENGDFREVVLKGRKVKGKSYLDEIEDIVRQAYYFQNKNIKNSYEIDFLWYLWCGKNSPLFGKDAMKTFERYFIDDKESHTENKNPYYTFCNTEETCRMILEEFGLNPNISHIVNGHMPVKTLKGEKPVKANGKLFVIDGGFSKAYQRQTGIAGYTLVYNSYGLKIISHDPFESVEKAVREGKDIISFTRIVEDTSVNRIRVKDTDIGKELQNQINDLKKLLICYRRGIIMESYS; encoded by the coding sequence GTGGATTTAAAAAGAGAAAATCCGGAATTAAAATATTTAAAGCTGCTATCAAGCAGATTTAAAAATATTCCTGATACTGCAACTGAGATAATAAACTTGCAGGCAATACTCAATCTACCAAAGGGAACAGAACACTTTTTAACAGATATTCATGGAGAATATGACGCTTTTAATCACGTTTTAAAAAATGGTTCAGGATCAATAAGAGCAAAAATAGATGATATATTTCAAGACACAATAGGAAATTTTGAAAAAAAAGAATTAGCAAGTGTGATATATTACCCTAAGGAAAAAGTAGAGTATGTATCAAAGACAATGATGAATATGGATAAGTGGTATAAAAAGATTATCTATAGAATGATTGAAGTTTGTAGTGTTACAGCTTCAAAATACACTAGTTCTAAAGTTAGAAAAGCAATGACTAAGGATTTTGCCTATGTCTTGCAGGAAGTTTTGTATGAAAGAAGAGAGCTTCCAAATAGAAAGGAATATGTAGAGAGCATAATAGATACTGTAATTGCATTGGGAAGAGCTAAATACTTTGTAATAGCAATATCAAACTTAATACAAAGACTTACAATTGATAAACTGCATATAATTGGAGATATTTATGACAGAGGACCTTTTCCACATCGTATTATGGAAAAACTGATGGCACATCATAACGTTGACATTCAGTGGGGAAATCATGATATGCTATGGATGGGAGCTGCACTTGGAAATAAAGCATGTATAGCCAATGTAATAAGAATCTGTGCAAGATATTCAAATACAGATATATTAGAGGAAGGTTATGGTATTAACCTTCTTCCTCTTGCAAGATTTGTAATGTCAGAGTATAGAGATGACAAATGTGAAAGTTTTAAACCTAAAGATGGCAGCAATGATGAACTTATGTCAAAAATTCATAAGGGAATTTCAATTATACAGTTTAAAATAGAGGGAGAGATATCAAAAAGGCATCCAGACTTTAATCTTGAGGGACGTCAGTTATTGGATAAAATTGACTATGATAGGGGAATAGTTAATATAGATGGAAAAGAGTATAAACTTAATGATACCAATTTTCCAACTATTGACAGGGAAGATCCATACAAATTAACTGATGAAGAGAAAATGGTAATGGATACTTTAACAAGATATTTTGTGCACAGTGAAAAGCTTCAAAGACATATCAAGTTTTTCTTGACACATGGTAGTATTTATCTAAAATATAATTCAAATCTATTATATCATGGATGTATACCACTTACAGAGAATGGGGATTTTCGTGAAGTGGTATTAAAGGGAAGAAAAGTAAAGGGAAAAAGTTATCTAGATGAAATAGAAGATATAGTGAGACAGGCATATTATTTTCAAAATAAAAATATAAAAAATAGTTATGAGATAGATTTTTTATGGTATCTGTGGTGTGGAAAAAATTCTCCACTATTTGGAAAGGATGCTATGAAAACATTTGAGAGATACTTTATAGATGATAAAGAATCACATACAGAAAATAAGAATCCATACTATACATTCTGCAATACAGAGGAAACTTGTAGAATGATATTAGAAGAATTTGGTCTTAATCCAAATATTTCTCATATAGTAAATGGACATATGCCAGTAAAAACTTTAAAAGGGGAAAAACCTGTGAAGGCCAATGGTAAACTTTTTGTTATAGATGGTGGTTTTTCAAAGGCTTACCAAAGGCAAACAGGTATTGCAGGATATACACTTGTTTATAACTCATATGGACTTAAAATAATAAGCCATGATCCTTTTGAATCTGTAGAAAAAGCAGTTAGGGAAGGAAAGGATATTATCTCTTTTACTAGAATAGTAGAAGATACAAGTGTAAATAGAATAAGAGTTAAAGATACGGACATTGGAAAAGAGCTACAAAATCAGATAAATGATTTGAAAAAGCTGTTAATATGTTATAGACGTGGTATAATAATGGAGTCATACAGTTAA
- a CDS encoding TetR/AcrR family transcriptional regulator, with translation MPKKSIFTKEQVYQKAFELFKANGIDGISARNLAKSLKSSPAPIYSFYASIDDLKQELLEKAKELFLDYVNREPTDLIFLNIGMGICIFARDEKEFFQAIFLKESLGKRNEIIRQFRDLIKNEMSKDKRFEGLDEEFKTKLYMDAWMYAHGFATLIATNYYESITDEEIKERLMEGAATMIYKRLADYKK, from the coding sequence ATGCCTAAGAAATCAATATTTACCAAAGAGCAGGTTTATCAAAAGGCTTTTGAGCTTTTTAAAGCCAATGGGATAGATGGTATTAGCGCTAGAAATCTTGCCAAATCACTTAAATCATCACCTGCACCTATATATAGTTTTTATGCCTCTATAGATGATTTGAAACAGGAACTATTAGAAAAAGCTAAAGAACTGTTTCTTGATTATGTAAATCGCGAGCCAACAGACCTTATATTTCTTAATATTGGGATGGGCATATGTATATTTGCAAGGGATGAAAAAGAATTTTTTCAGGCAATCTTTTTGAAAGAGAGTTTAGGTAAAAGAAATGAGATAATTAGACAGTTTAGAGATCTGATAAAAAATGAGATGTCTAAAGACAAAAGATTTGAAGGGTTAGATGAGGAGTTTAAAACAAAACTTTACATGGATGCCTGGATGTATGCTCATGGATTCGCAACTCTTATAGCTACCAATTATTATGAAAGTATTACAGATGAAGAGATTAAAGAGAGATTGATGGAAGGCGCAGCTACAATGATATATAAAAGACTTGCCGACTACAAAAAATAA
- a CDS encoding DUF116 domain-containing protein, which translates to MNTNFLTKLKYNAYYLMFILSERKKEQKETNPVAQRFLKYNNLRVLDAIKGKKINKVLILLPHCIQNYNCPFKITSDIENCKKCGQCVIGDFLNIKSKFPVEIKIATGGTLARKHIRDIRPDLVMAVACKRDLMSGIHDAFPVKVLGIFNEIPNEPCVNTTVSIKKIEEYLNEIF; encoded by the coding sequence ATGAATACTAATTTCTTGACAAAATTAAAATATAATGCCTATTATTTGATGTTTATCCTTTCAGAAAGAAAAAAGGAGCAAAAAGAAACAAATCCAGTAGCTCAAAGATTTTTAAAATATAATAACTTAAGGGTTTTAGATGCTATTAAAGGTAAAAAAATAAACAAAGTTTTAATTTTACTACCACACTGTATTCAAAATTATAATTGTCCTTTTAAAATTACATCTGATATAGAAAACTGTAAGAAATGTGGACAATGTGTGATAGGTGATTTTTTGAACATAAAATCTAAGTTTCCTGTAGAAATTAAAATTGCAACTGGGGGAACCCTTGCAAGAAAGCATATACGGGATATTAGACCAGATCTTGTTATGGCCGTTGCCTGTAAACGTGATCTTATGTCTGGTATTCATGATGCATTTCCAGTAAAGGTTTTAGGTATTTTTAATGAAATTCCTAATGAACCCTGTGTTAATACAACAGTTTCAATAAAGAAAATTGAAGAGTATTTAAATGAGATATTCTAA
- a CDS encoding helix-turn-helix transcriptional regulator, which yields MLLTPRQEKIAEIVKKSQPITGDEIAKKLSLTRSALRTDFSVLTSKGILKSKTRVGYIYQGQDERKYIKDIMGEVVSVDSKLSVYDTILEMFLKDVGTIFITENESLTGIVSRKDLLKIAIGKTDITKVPISIIMTRMPNIIFCEEDEEIIAGVRKIINHQIDSLPVVRIVQNKNKVIYKLVGRVTKTNITKLFLEYFDKNKGDN from the coding sequence ATGTTACTAACACCCAGGCAGGAGAAAATAGCGGAAATTGTAAAAAAATCTCAGCCTATTACAGGAGATGAGATTGCTAAAAAATTATCTCTTACAAGATCAGCTTTGAGAACTGATTTTTCAGTACTAACTTCAAAGGGGATATTAAAATCTAAAACCAGAGTTGGTTATATATATCAGGGACAGGATGAAAGAAAATATATAAAGGATATTATGGGAGAAGTGGTTTCAGTAGATTCCAAACTATCTGTATATGATACAATTCTTGAAATGTTTTTAAAAGACGTTGGAACTATATTTATAACTGAGAACGAAAGTCTAACAGGAATTGTATCTAGAAAAGACTTGTTAAAGATAGCTATTGGAAAAACAGATATAACTAAAGTTCCAATAAGTATAATAATGACAAGAATGCCTAATATAATTTTCTGTGAGGAGGATGAAGAGATAATTGCTGGTGTAAGAAAAATAATAAACCATCAGATAGACTCTTTGCCTGTAGTAAGAATAGTGCAAAATAAAAATAAAGTTATATATAAATTAGTAGGAAGAGTAACCAAAACAAATATTACAAAATTATTTTTGGAATATTTTGATAAAAATAAGGGGGATAATTGA
- the ppdK gene encoding pyruvate, phosphate dikinase has translation MKKVYSFNEGNKGMINILGGKGGNLAEMSKIGLPIPEGIIISTDACKDYYKDGEKISKELESEILIKLDELEKKTGKQFGGKNPLLVSVRSGAPISMPGMMDTILNLGMNDKTAESMIEIFKDEDFVYQSYYRFIQMFSEIVMGIDKDLFFEKKREMKESKDFTHQKLIEAGKKIFEEKTGQKFPEEPKDQLFLAINAIFKSWNNERAIVYRRIHKIDDNLGTAVVVQEMVFGNLNEKSGTGVAFTRDPSTGENHVFGEYLLEAQGEDIVAGIRTPEPIERLKEQLPEIYDEFIKLAGILEKHNKDMQDIEFTIENGKLFLLQTRNGKRSPYAAVKIAVDMVEEGLLTQEEAILKVDANTLPQLLHGNFKPEAVKKATLLGKGLPGSAGVAIGRVMFSSEKTDTRAMTILVREETSPEDIKGISEAEGIVTVKGGVTSHGAVVARGMGKCCVTGCGDIKINDIKKEMYINGYTVKEEEYISINGYTGEIFLGKVELSAPQFDDNLKKFVKWCQEIKRLKVRMNADTPADAKLGKSFGAEGIGLCRTEHMFFQEDKIWTIRQMILSKDPKEVEKALHEMHDMQVKDFYEIFKVVEDNTVIVRLLDPPLHEFLPKEPKDKEKMAEILGVSLEEMERRIVNLKDANPMLGHRGCRLAVTRPELYNMQARAVIEAAIECAKEGITKLKPEIMLPLIIGAKELLFIKKNIKEEIEKVLKEHNIRIDYKIGTMMETPRACLLADEIARDVDFFSFGTNDLTQTTMGLSRDDSVKFMTEYSENGILKVEPFATIDERGVGKLVKLAVELGRGSKPELEIGICGEHGGDPQSIDFFESVKLDYVSCSPFRVLVAIVAAAQANLKQYKGIDYKWI, from the coding sequence ATGAAGAAAGTCTACTCATTTAACGAAGGAAACAAGGGAATGATAAACATTTTAGGTGGAAAAGGTGGAAACCTTGCTGAAATGTCAAAAATAGGTCTACCTATACCAGAAGGTATAATAATCTCTACAGATGCGTGTAAAGATTATTATAAAGATGGAGAAAAAATTTCAAAAGAGCTTGAAAGTGAAATTCTAATTAAATTAGATGAGCTTGAGAAAAAAACAGGAAAACAATTTGGTGGAAAAAATCCGCTTCTTGTATCAGTTAGATCAGGGGCTCCAATCTCTATGCCTGGAATGATGGATACAATTTTAAATCTTGGGATGAATGATAAGACAGCAGAAAGCATGATTGAAATTTTTAAAGATGAAGATTTCGTATATCAGTCATACTATAGATTTATTCAGATGTTTTCAGAAATAGTAATGGGAATAGATAAAGATTTGTTCTTTGAAAAGAAAAGAGAAATGAAAGAGTCAAAAGACTTTACTCATCAAAAATTAATAGAAGCTGGAAAGAAAATATTTGAAGAAAAAACAGGACAAAAATTCCCTGAAGAACCAAAAGATCAATTATTCCTGGCAATTAATGCGATATTTAAATCATGGAATAATGAAAGAGCAATAGTTTATAGAAGAATTCATAAAATAGATGATAATTTAGGTACAGCAGTAGTTGTTCAAGAGATGGTATTTGGAAACTTAAATGAAAAATCTGGAACTGGAGTTGCATTTACAAGAGATCCATCTACTGGAGAAAATCATGTATTTGGTGAGTACCTTCTTGAAGCTCAAGGTGAAGATATTGTTGCTGGTATAAGAACTCCAGAACCTATTGAAAGATTAAAAGAGCAACTACCAGAAATATATGATGAATTTATTAAACTTGCTGGTATTTTAGAAAAACACAATAAAGATATGCAGGATATAGAATTTACAATTGAAAATGGAAAATTATTCCTTTTACAAACTAGAAATGGTAAAAGAAGTCCATATGCAGCAGTTAAAATTGCAGTAGATATGGTAGAAGAGGGGCTTTTAACTCAAGAGGAAGCAATATTAAAAGTAGATGCAAATACACTTCCTCAACTGCTACATGGTAACTTTAAACCAGAAGCTGTGAAAAAAGCTACACTTTTAGGAAAAGGACTTCCTGGATCAGCAGGAGTTGCTATTGGAAGAGTTATGTTCTCATCAGAAAAAACAGATACTAGAGCAATGACAATACTTGTTAGAGAAGAGACTTCTCCAGAAGATATTAAAGGGATAAGTGAAGCAGAAGGAATTGTTACAGTAAAAGGTGGAGTTACATCTCATGGAGCAGTTGTTGCACGTGGAATGGGTAAATGCTGTGTAACTGGTTGTGGAGATATTAAAATAAATGATATTAAAAAAGAGATGTATATCAATGGATATACTGTTAAAGAGGAAGAGTATATCTCTATCAATGGATATACTGGTGAGATATTCCTAGGTAAAGTTGAACTTAGTGCTCCTCAATTTGATGATAATCTTAAGAAATTTGTAAAATGGTGTCAGGAAATAAAAAGACTTAAAGTTAGAATGAATGCAGATACTCCTGCAGATGCAAAACTTGGTAAGAGCTTTGGAGCAGAAGGAATAGGACTTTGCAGAACTGAGCACATGTTCTTCCAGGAAGATAAAATCTGGACAATAAGACAGATGATACTTAGTAAGGATCCGAAAGAGGTTGAAAAAGCACTGCATGAAATGCATGATATGCAGGTAAAAGATTTCTATGAAATATTTAAAGTTGTTGAAGATAATACTGTAATAGTAAGACTTTTAGATCCACCTCTACATGAATTTTTACCAAAAGAACCAAAGGATAAAGAGAAAATGGCAGAGATTTTAGGTGTATCTTTAGAAGAGATGGAAAGAAGAATAGTAAATCTTAAAGATGCTAACCCTATGTTAGGGCACAGAGGATGTAGACTTGCAGTAACACGTCCAGAACTTTATAATATGCAGGCTAGAGCAGTTATAGAAGCTGCAATAGAGTGTGCAAAAGAGGGAATTACAAAACTTAAACCAGAGATAATGCTACCTCTTATTATAGGTGCTAAAGAACTACTATTTATTAAGAAGAATATAAAAGAAGAGATAGAAAAAGTATTAAAAGAGCATAATATCAGAATAGATTATAAGATAGGAACTATGATGGAAACACCTAGAGCTTGTCTTCTAGCTGATGAAATAGCAAGAGATGTAGATTTCTTCTCTTTTGGAACAAATGACCTGACTCAGACAACTATGGGACTTTCAAGAGATGACTCAGTTAAATTTATGACTGAATACTCAGAAAATGGAATATTAAAAGTTGAACCATTTGCTACTATAGATGAAAGAGGAGTAGGAAAACTTGTTAAACTTGCTGTTGAACTTGGAAGAGGATCAAAACCTGAACTTGAAATTGGTATCTGTGGAGAACATGGTGGTGACCCACAAAGTATTGATTTCTTCGAAAGTGTTAAATTAGATTATGTAAGCTGTTCTCCATTTAGAGTATTGGTGGCAATAGTTGCAGCTGCACAAGCAAATCTAAAACAATATAAAGGGATAGACTATAAGTGGATTTAA